Part of the Nicotiana sylvestris chromosome 2, ASM39365v2, whole genome shotgun sequence genome, GCGTATTCTTTGTCAATCTTTTGTCGGGAAACTCccttcctcccccccccccccccaaaaaaaaaaaaaaaaaactgtgaTGAGAAAAGAATGACAAAGAGCTAGAAGAAGGAAAAGCTGACGATTTTACTACTGCTAAAATAGTAGCGTCTCCCTTGACTTTCATCAAATGCTATGGTTATGGGCTTCTCTTTCTAGACCTACCTTTTGTAGAATTCTTCTAAGGCAAACAACCTTAGCTCCTTTACATGATGAATCTCGAGATTCTATGTTTTTTCTGTGTACAAACAAAGGAAGAAAGATACTCCCTCAATTCGAATTCATGAACTTGTATGACAGGACacaaaatttataaagaaaaagaaaagactaGAATATGTTATAAATATTTCTGTGATATAAATCTATCTCATTAACAAAATTTAGAAATATAAAGTTTAAAAAGAGGGAATAGGAACTTTACCACTAGTATTTGAAGGTAAACGAGTACAAACAAGAGAGGAAGCACTTGGATCCTCTCTTTGCCTTTTAggtttattattattatgatcTAAGTGTAACTGATCATGTCGTTCCTTTTGCTGCTGCTGTAGAGCAGAAAGTTGTTGTTGCCTTTCTCTACGTTTAGCGGCTGGAACCCAAGTGCTTTTGACATGAGTTTGGCACTGAAACCCTCTACTCTTGCAGCAAGTCCTACATCTCATGTGTTGACAATCTTTCTTAGCTTGGTTCCCACAATCTTGGCAGCTAATTCCAGCTCCTCCACTCCTCATCATCACAAACCCTGATCTTGATGCCTCTTGATCGCCTGCGAAAAACGGATGCGGCCTTAATTTGAGAAATGGATTCAACTGAATCTAATATTTTCGACATAAAGTGATGCTGTATATCCTACCAGATTCGACTTAACCTAATACTTATTTTTTAGGTAGAGCAAGTCAGGCAAAAAATTTCATTAAGGAGTATTAAAATGTAAAAAGTAAATACAAAGAGAATTCAAGGGAAATTatcatataatatacatataattcaaaaaaaaattaatccaTCTATATTGTGTAATTTTCTAGAAAAGTAGCTTCGCCATTGGAGCAAGATACAAATGTAGAAATATCACTAAAATTTCACAAttgaaaaaccctaattttttacccCTTATTTGGTAAATTGCAATGATTCTGTAATGATAGCTAAAATATTGAGCCCCTCAAATTTAAATTATAGATCTCTTCTACATGGAATATAAATatacatatgaataatataatTTCAAAGAATATTACATTTGAAACATAATTTTGAAGTATGGTTACTTTAAAAATTGAATATCCCGTCAAGTTTAAATTTTGAATTCGCATGTGACAGTCTAACCTCCAAATATGTCAAAGCCACTTTGGCTGGGCCCAACACCTAATCCAACAGCAGTGGAATAAAGATCTTGCAAAGGATAAACTGGGTGACGAAACTGTTGTTGTTGTTCAGGTTGATGCTGAGGAGTTGTATTTTGCCATAACTCGAAGCCTTTGTAAGTGGGCATTTCTTGATTATGATCATTTCTGTACAAGAACCAACTCTCTGAGCTGATTTCCGTGGGTACTGGCCGGTTATTGATACGGTGGTGACTGCTGCTAATTTCTTGCTGTTGATCTTGGCTGCTACTTCCTCTTCCGTCTAGTGAAAAGAAATTAGCCATTTTTCCAACTTTAATCCTTTTTCCTCGTAGTtcaattgtgactcatgacaatCCATAGCAGAAATGCACGATCACTGGCAGCTTGATTATAACCCAATAATGATGTTTGTACCCCTTAGATTTCTGTGGGATTTTCTTCATAATTAGAAATGAAGAAGTACGCTTCTTTTCTGTACTACTACATATGAGCGTGTGAAAGTGATGAATAAATTTAGAGGCTGGAAAATAAAAGGGAGGAGTATTTAGTAGCTGCAACTTTTGTGAAGATAATTAAAAAGGTGCAGCTCTTTTTAATTTCTTGGAGAGACAAAGTATTGAAGATTTTTGAGGATAGAGATTAATCGAAGAGGAAATGAGGGAGGGGCCTTTACTTTCCTTATGTTTCTATGTTGTGGCTTGTGTGGGAAACATTAAAATAAAGGTAGAATTATATATATTACAGCTCTGCAAACGCCGCCATGGCCAAAAAAAAAACTTCATGTCTTCTCTCTACTACTACGGTGACGCTAACTCAAGtcttacatgcaataattaatgCAAATATTATAATATAAGAATTAAATTAATAATGTAAGAATTAGCAATACAAAatatataacttaaaaattaGTAATGCAATAATTATATAGTGTGaattattttttgtttgatattttcaaggtaaacaaagaaataaattTAAAGAATGCGAGagcatttttgttattttttttttttatccatGTATTACTAATTCGATATTCTTATTTCACATAAGGTATTATTTTCTGCGGGAAACAAAAGGTATAACCAAATTGTTTTATATAGTTATACAGAAGAGTTGAATGTGGTGATTAAATCACTCCTTCGACCAACCAAACGGGCTTTAAGTACTAAGCCGACTTAATCAAAATTCCAGGTAAGCTATCAGCTTTGTCTAAGTTATATGCACTTgccatgaaaaaagaaaaaaaattaccaCAATCAGAGCGAGCATTTAATTTGTTTGGAACGACTGAAAAGCTGAGCTTCTAATGGATGCTGtttcatatattatttttttttactttcctTTTTTATCTGTTAAAACTTAAAACTATGTATaacttttctatatttttatctgCTAAGTTTTTAATAACTAACGTTCTATTTTATCCTTAATTACACAATATCACAAGATACACAAACCACTAATTTTTAAGTTCACGAGATTCAAATCAATTCGCAGAGTTTTTTACACCATTAAAATAACTTTAAATAAAAGATAGTAACTGTTGTTAATCCTAATTTGATAACTTAAGATTCCGGGAGTAGCTGATTAAAAGACAGAATTGACACTTTAAGATTTTCTACATATAATTTTATCTTTTCATTTTAGTCTACAATATCTAACTTTGATTTTGGAGTATAAGGAAATACAGATTATTATTTACCTTCCGTTTTATTTATAAATTGGTTGAAAGGAATATGAGAGTTGACTTTACAGTAACGGGCATTTAGAT contains:
- the LOC104236295 gene encoding protein EXPRESSION OF TERPENOIDS 1-like isoform X1, which produces MANFFSLDGRGSSSQDQQQEISSSHHRINNRPVPTEISSESWFLYRNDHNQEMPTYKGFELWQNTTPQHQPEQQQQFRHPVYPLQDLYSTAVGLGVGPSQSGFDIFGGDQEASRSGFVMMRSGGAGISCQDCGNQAKKDCQHMRCRTCCKSRGFQCQTHVKSTWVPAAKRRERQQQLSALQQQQKERHDQLHLDHNNNKPKRQREDPSASSLVCTRLPSNTSASLMFIGLEVGKFPAKVSSAAVFQCIQMSSIEDAEDQLAYQAAVNIGGHVFKGILCDQGPESEYNNNMAAAGDTSSGGGSGSAGVQHHHNSAATAIIASGGAAAAAEASNFLDPSLFPAPLSTFMSAGTQFFPPPRSP
- the LOC104236295 gene encoding protein EXPRESSION OF TERPENOIDS 1-like isoform X2, producing the protein MANFFSLDGRGSSSQDQQQEISSSHHRINNRPVPTEISSESWFLYRNDHNQEMPTYKGFELWQNTTPQHQPEQQQQFRHPVYPLQDLYSTAVGLGVGPSQSGFDIFGGDQEASRSGFVMMRSGGAGISCQDCGNQAKKDCQHMRCRTCCKSRGFQCQTHVKSTWVPAAKRRERQQQLSALQQQQKERHDQLHLDHNNNKPKRQREDPSASSLVCTRLPSNTSGLEVGKFPAKVSSAAVFQCIQMSSIEDAEDQLAYQAAVNIGGHVFKGILCDQGPESEYNNNMAAAGDTSSGGGSGSAGVQHHHNSAATAIIASGGAAAAAEASNFLDPSLFPAPLSTFMSAGTQFFPPPRSP